The nucleotide window GTGGTAggaataacatttttaagtccttttttcagaaaaacacattatttatggaTTGATCATTAATACCACAGTCAAGTTTTCATGCAAgctttttatttggtttcaaaGACCGTTTCTACACGTCTATCTCATACAATCCTCTTCCTCCTGTTGGAAAGGACACACCTGTCTCGCTTTGGGATTACATATCATGAAGTTAAAATAATGAGTAAAGTCTTCAGCCAGAGGTTGAAAGGTTGGTGGTGGTGAGGACTCTCAGGTTTCTACCGTTACGCCTCGTTCTCCTTTTCGGCGTTCTTGGAACAGACAAAAGGGAGGGACTCGGAGCAGCGAGCCGCCGTCCACTTCAGCTCGTCTGCAAGCAGAAGACAGAAACAGAGAGGAGATGATGGTGAAAACATGATAGAATTCACTGCATCGAGACATTTATAcgatatattttctttactaAAGTAAAATCCTAAACCTGTATCATGTTGttcttaatttagttttaaggaaaagtgaaacaaaaacggTTGACTGTTTACCAATGAAACCTAAGAACCTGAATTGAGTTCCTTGAATCTCATAAGACGTCTGAGACATTCAGGTTTGACTTTGGAGTTTGTGCTGAAATAAATACGTCTGTTCAGTGGgattttaaatagaatttgtTGCTAgttctcattttgttcatttgttgatGTTACTTTTCCAAATACACAATGTTCTCACTAAACTATTACAACAGACACCACAGTCTAAGCTGCTGAGATGTTCAGATCTTTGCTGCCTCCAACTGGTCAATCATTCTTACTGcatccttaaaaaatatatttctgctTCAAAAAAGTGGCTTTAAAAATACCTTCAAGATTACAAACATTATTTGAGATTCTTTTACTTTAATCTGGTTTTGACTAGTTCAAGGATATAAACAAAATGAAGGTTTTTaggtgaaaatgtaatatttttatccACAACATATTCAAATTCATTTCTTGATTATTCATGTTTTACACAGAAATCTGCAGCTCagcgtgtgtgtatgtgtgtgtttgttggtgTGTTTACAGTGGTAGTTGATCTTCAAGCAGCGGTCAGACTCTCCATCTTTGCCGTCGTCGCTCCAGTTTTCATAGAGAAACTTTGAGCCGTCGGACCAGGTCCACAAACCCAACTgtgttcacacaaacacacaattacaTGAAACACACgttgaaaagaaacaaatattaacacaaacacacattgaaaaaaaatatatatatatattaacagaaacacacataaaaaaacaaataacacaaacacactattacatgaaacacacataaaaaaactaatattaacaaaaaaaaatttacataaaacaaacacacaaatgcacactgACACAAACAGTCAGGAACTACTTTATTACATTTATGAAGATAACCGTATGACTGAAACATTGATGTTTTCCTTTGATTGATTCCTATTGGACGACAGTTTCCTGTCACTCTTCATGTTACTGTTGGCCCAAAACAACTTCCTGGATTTAATTAGGAACATGGATGAGATTCATTACTGTCAGGAGGATTATGTCTCAGCGAGGATCAAATCTTTCAGTGCTGAACGACAGACATGTACCAAACATTATTGTCTGAATATTCATCCTGAGTTTGTAGAAAACTCATCAGAATCAAAAGGACGATTGTTTCCGACTCAGAAGACGCTCCACGTACATGCATGGTGTCCGTCCCTCCGATCCAGGCCTGGGGGAAGTGATGGGTGTCTCCTCGGGTCAGAGACTGCAGGAAGTGGTTCTCCTCGTAACTGTGGATCGACGCCAGGTTGGACCCGTCAAACTGACAGTAGGACTGGAAGAGGCGACTTGTTAGTTTCTCCTCGTCTTCTTTGGtggacaaacataaaagctGAGTCTCTAACCGTCCTCTAAACCTCACCTCTGCTTCGGCCCACGACTTTGAGCTGTCGACGAAGATGAAGCACTGCTCGCCGAAGCGGGTCCAGTCCTCAGGACAGCCCGAGTTCTCCTCTGCAAAACCGTCATCTTTAGTAAGAGTTGATGGTGGATCCAGATCCTCTCAGATCCACTCAGATCCATTCTGCCATTGATCACTTCAATCCACATCCATCAAAACATCTTCTCGTTTGTATCTTAAACCTTCATGTCCTCCTTAAAATCGATCATTGAACCTCTCATGAAGAAATGATCTTCCACTTTTTATGTTGCTGTAGATATGAGCTTCTAATAAAGGTAAATTATTTATCATCAAATGTATGTTTACCAGAGCTTGATGAATCAGAGTCTTTATCTTCTTTAGTCTCTTCTGTaagaacaaacaaaccaacaattgaaaagttaaaaacattttactttacagtgtaacaaaactgaaatgttgATGTTTACCAGAGCTTGATGAATCAGAGTCTTTATCTTCTTTAGTctcttctgcaaaaacaaaaaccatcaaTTGGTTGTATCTATccagtaaaaaacatttcacttctCATATTTACAGTGtaacaaaactgaaatgttgATGTTTACCAGAGCTTGAGTCTTTCTCTTCTTTGGTCTCCtctgcacaaacaaacaaacaaacagagttTGTAACAATACTTTGGGAGTATTAGATAAATACTTCATTGTTGAGAACAACAAGATTCTCTGTACATACAAACAGCAGAAGGATTTGTCTTTAGAATCTTTAGAATCTAGTTCGactctttgcagatgacactgtggtttttggttttcttaagccacaccccctcagctCTACTTTTCAGATTAAGTGACCGTGGAGATTcatagagaggaggaggagctcagGAGTATGTGATGATGTTTACCTGAGCTGGAAGAATCAGATCCATCCTTGTGCTTGTGGGATTCGTCTgtataaacaaacacacacaaattataattttttacaaataaagaaacaataaaacaatgaaatgttttaattacaaattaaaatattgtcatTGTTTACCAGAGCTTGATGAATCAGAGTCCTTCTCTTCTTTGGTCTCTTctgcacaaacaaaaccaaagttcATTGGATCTTCTCTAGTATATAAGAATATACAAGCTTCCACACTCTCAGTTTTTCTCTAAGTATAAAAGtgtcattaaaataatacattttatgtttgttttctaactaaaatgtcATTGTTGTTTACCAGAGCTTGATGAATCAGAGTCCTTCTCTTCCTTCGTCTCTTCTGCAAGAACAAACAACAGAACAGGTAAGatcttctttaaaataaaataaaatataaatcatatCTACTAAGTTTTCTCTCTTGTATTTATAGAGTTTGTGATGATGTTTACCTGAGCTGGAAGAATCAGATTCATCCTTTTCCTTCTTGGATTCGTCTGTATAAACAGacattatttataaatgaataaaatagaatcacaaaaacaataaaatgattttatttatacgtattaaaatgtcattgtttACCAGAGCTTGATGAATCAGAGTCCTTCTCTTCTTTGGTCTCTtctacacaaacaaacaatcaatATAACCTCAGAAGAAGAAGTTTGGAGACTTTTAGATCAACAGTTTCCAGGTGGTAGAGATCAAGTTCCTCAGTGTTTTGTTTGGAGATAATATGGGATTAAAGATTAAAGAACAGATTGTTACATCATCTACATTATTTGTTATTAAAGATTCATTTAGGTTCAGAGGTCACTGAAACTCAACATAAAAAACTCTTGTTTCTAATAACACCTGAAGAAATAGGATACGGTACATTCTATGTCGTTAGATCATATCTGTGGATGATGTGTTGTTGTTTACCTGAGCTTGATGAATCAGAGTCCTTCTCTTCTTTGGTCTCTtctgcacaaacaaacaaacaaaagtagtAAACATGGATGAAGCTTTCAGAGTATTAGATGGTAGAcatcaaacattttgtttacagGTTTATTTCTAACAGTTTCTACACTAATGTTGACTTTTACAGATTAATTTTGGTCTAGAGATTAACTGTCACAATAATCTgcagtaaatatatttaaaaaaaaggttatattCAAAAATGGAGATGAAAGTAACATTTTTCTAGTAGAATTATTCCGGTTAGATCTTTATaatacaaaaactttatttattaaactttggATTGTTCTCCTATATTTACAGAGTATCTGATGTTGTTCACCTGAGCTTGAAGAATCAGACTCATCCTTGTGCTTGTGGGACTCGTCTgtaacaaacatttcatttaaaacaccTCAAGTGTCACCAAACCATTGATAAAAATGTGCGTTTTGTTTACCAGAGCTGGAAGAATCGGAGTCCTTCTCTTCTTTGGTCTCTtctgcacaaacaaacaaagactgTAACCAGGAACGATGCTTTAGGAAGATTGGATGAACAAATAATCTGATATTTCCACAGTCAGAACATTAACTTGGTTCTGATCATTAACAGTGGATCAGACTGTGATCCTGACCGTCATCTTTAGTCTGGGTTTCTGTTTCTCTGTACATTCAAACTGAtaatggatttttcttttggatttcTAGAAtctattttcaactttttgcaGATGCCAACATGGTTTTTGGTACTTAGGTGAAAGAGTTTAAGTTCctcagagttttattttttacaagtgAAAACATTATCAGGATGAAGATTAAATAACAGATCACTAAAGATAACAGGAGATTTTTCTTATCCTCACCTAAACCAGTGAGCTTCTGGTTGGACGCAAATAAATATCATATattcaaatgtgacatttatttGCGTCCAACCAAAAGCTCACTGGTTTAGgtgaggataaaaaataaaataaaaaaaataaaaaactaactactattgcactgttttttttagaatatttaacatttagctgttatattagcattatgttagctcatttggctaatttggtatctacagTACTgtggaattttatgctaattatgCTTTTATCATTTAGctatttgactaatttggcatttactgaggtttttttaggcaacTTTGGTTCCtatctaacattttagctacatgctagcttttttcaGCCAATTTGACATCTGAAattttttgggttgtttggaaatgtagctaatttttttttttttacatgtttggtGTTTTGGCTATATTGGCAAttattgaggtttttaggcaaaacttgtttttacctaatatttgagcttttttgtttgtgtgactAGTTTTCCATCTACTGAAAATTTGGGGCCAACACACGAggattatcgtaggtaatgctatagtaTATCTAGTTGCacgttgttgttgtttaccaGAGCTTGATGAGTCAGAGTCCTTCTCTTCTTTGGTCTCTtctacacaaacaaacaaagtctgTAACCATTCAAGAAGCTTCGTGTGCATCAGAGAAAAGACTTCTCAAGTTTCTTGTTTACAGGTGAAAATTCAAAGGGGATTGAGATTTACCAACAGATTACCAGCATATACACACATTTAACTGTATACTGTCCCTTCATGTTTATCTGATGTTGTTTACCTGAGCTTGAAGAATCAGATTCCTCCTTATGCTTCTTGGACTTGtctgaaaaaaagttattttaatacattttaaggaCAAAAGAATCACCaaagcagaagttttttttatttattaaaatgttgttgttgtttaccaGAGCTTGATGATTTGGAGTCCTTCTCTTCTTTGGTCTCTTCtgcacaacaaacaaacaacaaactgaCGCTGTAACCATGAAAGATGCTTTGGGAGTGGATCAGACTCTAATCCAGATCAGACTTTAATCCAGATCAGACTTTAATCCAGATCAGACTGTAATCCAGATCAGACTTTAATCCAGATCAGACTTTAATCCAGATCAGACTTTAATCCAGATCAGACTTTAATCCCAGACAGATTTACTGTTTGTCACATGATTCTCTGTACGTTCAAACTGCAGAAGAATTTCTCTTCTGGATCTTTAGAATCTAGTTTCAACTGTTTCCAGATGACACTGTACTTTCTGGTTTACAGGTGATGGAGTTCAAGtttatcagatttttgtttACAGGTAAACATACTGTGGGGTTTGAGATGCACCAGTATTTGTTCCCTTTCTCACCTAAAGCAATGACCTTTGATTTGGGAGAAAATGTAAATACGAGgtaaaaaagtgtaattaaaacattaaactttgtttgttttttaaataaaaattgaattgttgttgtttaccaGAGCTTGATGAATCAGAGTCCTTCTCTTCTTTGGTCTCTTCTGCaagaacaaacaacaaaattcaTTGGatcttctttaaaataaaataaaatataaatcatatCCACTAAGTTTTCTCTCTTGTATTTATAGAGTTTGTGATGATGTTTACCTGAGCTGGAAGAATCGGATTCATCCTTTTCCTTCTTGGATTcgtctgtaaaaacaaacattattttttacaaatgaatAATAGTCactaaaacaatcttttttttttctttttacatatcAAATTGTTGCTTACCAGAGCTTGATGAATCAGAGTCCTTCTCTTCTTTGGTCTCTtctacacaaacaaacaaacaatataaCCTCAGAAGAAGAAGTTTGGAGAGTTTTAGATCAACGGTTTCCAGGTGGTAGAGATCAAGTTCATCAGCGTTTTGTTTGGAGATAATATGGGATTAAAGATTAAAGAACAGATTGTTACAGCTCAAATACTGAtacttctttttacatttttcattttatttagagattactggaactaaaataaaaaaatctccatgttTTACTGGTCGATATTTGTTCCTATCATCACCTTTTAGTAAATACTgcattgtatttaaaataaaagcagcataattcacaaaaacaaaagtataacAAGTTTTCCTCGTAGaatatttttagtttgatttgcATTAAATCAAGAAATGAACAACTGAGCTTGAGATTTAAGAGAAGTTGTTTACCTGAACTGGAAGAATCAGATCCATCCTTAGTCTTCTTGGATTcgtctacaaaaaaaataatttaattaaaaaaattaaaaaaatcttcaaaacagtCAAAGTAGAACtgtcgtttttttaatttcatcaaaataTGCATGTTGTTGTTTACCAGAGCTTGATGACTCAGAATTCTTCTCTTCTTTGGTCTCTtctgcacaaacaaacaaacaaacaaacaagtctgGGTTACTCTTTGTCACATGATTCTCTGTAAACGTAAACTCCAAAGAGAGGTGTCTTTCGGATCTTTAGAATGTATTTTCgactgtttgcagatgacactgagCTTTCTGGTAGACAAGTAACAGAGTTCACGTTCCTCAGTGTTTGTTTATAAGATAAAATCGGTTTAAGATCaaccaacacattttcacagcGTATTGatcaatgtttatttatatatttattttagtttggactgaatataaaaaagtaaaaaacttccATGTTTAGGTGTTAATATTTCTATAGCAATGAGCTAATTTAAATATCTTGTGAGTTAAAAATCTGTTATTCAAATTCTGCCAGATTTTAACATTATATTCTTATTATGGATTATATCATTATATTATTATTCTatcaattaaagtaaactattttctacACTAGAAAACTTTTGGATGGATTTGTGATGATGATTACCTAAACTTTGAGAATCAGATTCTTCACTATGATTCATGGATTTGTCTGCACAAACATGATTAttcatttttcagatttaaaggacttaaaaaagtgtcaacaaaactaacaaaacatttctgtctATTTATTAAGTTGTGTGGATTGTTGTTTACCTGAGCTTGATGAGTCAGAGTCCTTCTCTTCTTTGGTCTCTtctgcacaaacaaacaaacaaataaagtctGTAACCATGAAAGATGTTTTTGTAATGTTAAGACTTTTTTGGTGTCCTTATAGATGTTGGGTATACATCCAGCATGACATCAGCTTTGATCCATGAGGTTCAATCTGGGTTACTTTTATGTCTTTTGGATCCTAAAATCTGGTTGTTTGCAgatgaaagtgtgttttttacataaaaatagcaTCCAGAGGATTTTATTGACGTTATCTTAAAGAATCTTGAGGAATTTGACATATTATCCTCTAACATGGTCTTACTCTCAAAAACAGGGCTGCATTAGTAGAGTTGTTCAGCTGCCATGGTCATAATGTGAAAAAGGGACTTTATaatgttaaatgtttataaagttATGAAACATTTGTCTGTTAAGAGAACTATATGGCAAATTCTGGTCTACAAGAGCAATATTTTATCTGCCAGTTCTCCAGTTCTCTCTGGAGTACGTGATGCTGACAACCAGAACCAGGTGTTTTCCATCAACCGAGACACGGAATGGTCAGCCTTCTCTCtgatttatgagttttttctcTGTCAGCCAATTTTCCAGACAGACATGATTGAAACTAAACTTCTGCATTGGTAATATGTTGTGATTCCTGCTCCAGTTCCTCAGGATTCCAGCCTGTAGCCTCAGAGGACACAAGTGGACAAAGTGTTCCTTGGTCGTATCGTTACTGCTCACCAGAGCTTGACGAATCTACATTAAGACTGTCTTTGGTGTCTTTAGGACCAATCAGAATTCGTAGAGcttaaaatatgctttaaaaaaggtAGTCTTGAAGTTGAGTTGTGACTTCTAGACTTAGAATcttcttgaaaacattttaaaactcatCCAAGTTGATGGTGTTCTGATGCCGTGActcaactttaaaacaacatcCTCTAGATTAATAGaactttaaccaaaaaaatagttAGAAAATCTGACAATTAAACTAAGCTCACGACATTGTAAttcttatttgaaaaaaaaagaaactttattagGGTTCCACTTCTATTATCTTTCTAAGTTTTCTACGATTGCACCCATTGTCTCTACAGGAAGTGAATCTTTGACAGTATTTCcatgtaaaatgtgtttctcttttACCTGAGCTTGATGAATCGGATCCATCTTTGCTGCTGCTctcttctgcaaaaacaaaaaagtgttaaaaatgtctttagaaaTCTTAAAATTGTACAAAATGGCGTCAAACGATTCAAGTGAGCCGAGTCTGGCGCCTCTGAAACGGTGAACTGGACGGGTGGTTTCCTTTAGAGAAGAGAATCGGActatattttctgtttctatcTCCAGTGGGGTTTATGCATCTCCCAACATCCTGACAAAGACTAAAGAAGGAGACCAGGAGGTGGAGGTCTCTGAAACCTTATTGAAACTGCTGCCCAGCAGCAGGAAAAGCTGTGATATTCAACAGATATGGTAGGTTTCTAATTATCTTtcatatgtttttattgtgaagtcactaattttcaaaatctctccatttggaggcATAAATGCTCCAGacatttagtttaaattagcataaatggtaaatggtcaGAGtccgaccgccctaccgctacACCACAGCTATACTTGCAGTGAAACTGATCAATTTAAActcttattttagaaatgttgttgttcacctgaACTTGATGAATCCGAGTCTGAATCCTCTTCACTGGATGaacctgaaaacaaagaaacaatgaGTTGATTTCAAAACTGAACTGGTTTGGAAATCTTCTGTTCAATcccagatgtttttatttttgttttaaatttagttaatttatattttttattaagtgtAGGATTTTCGTTCTCTTCTGAAATGGGCATGGGACTGCTGTTCAcagtatgtctatgtttttatatatatatgtttttatttaataaataaattcaattcaatccCATCTAATTAAGAAATAGTAAATTAATGTAAAAGTGCTTTCAACACGTATTTTTCCAAACATAaattacatgtttaaatagtCAAATTATAATGCATATTTACAAAATTCTACCGGTTTCCTCAATAAAGGTTTAATTTTGACTTATAGgcaaaaataagtccagtttgattagcaattttttttacatatggaggaaacaataaaaatagaagTTTACAAAGCTGAGTcttgattaattaatttatggacatatttatagaaatataaattgaaattgaaataaaatctaCATATTATGCAGTAAAACAATATTTACCAGGTTAGTTTTCTTGGTTTCCTTTAGTGATGTTAGTATTAGAAATTCTTTTTATATAATACAGTTTGTGGtatttaacatctttatttatctctacaaagtttaaatatagaaatgtaaaaataggtGTGTCTCCTATCCAAACTAAATGACTTACTGGTGTTTTTGATCCATTGTCTAAATtaataatgtaattttaaaaggattttaagaaaaatgttcgTCTAAAGAGGAGACTTATCAGgagtttttacacttttacggttgtttttctcagatttttgctattttatcaAGAAGTGCATTTACTTATTTTCACTTGGACGTTTTTCCTGCTAAtttcttcacttcctgtttaaccctttagcatTGGAGGCATCACCGGTGACACTTGgagacaaaatctttaacatactgtaacttttcaattgttaacataaggagaaaagcggctcgttgagccgcttttctccttcaaaatctactggaattatcatgttaacggctgaaaagttgttataaatcaaagaacatgaaggGTTAAATACACATCTTGTTACTATATTCGTCCTTTTCCAAATACACTTCACTGATTTaagcaaaatgaacaaaaacaaacaaattatcttacaaaaacatgatttttgagGAGCAGATTCACGCACCACATTTAGGAGGCATGTGTCCCGGTG belongs to Oryzias melastigma strain HK-1 linkage group LG18, ASM292280v2, whole genome shotgun sequence and includes:
- the si:dkeyp-75b4.10 gene encoding suppressor protein SRP40 isoform X34 codes for the protein MKVIMKLLGVFSILAMTQAYPVNFTVQTAGPVPVNASLTVHAQIPVNSSGHIRGLCDFKKQNCSPRIGAQCPQCAADGNFLPEQCSSSTGYCWCVNVITGELIPNSTVPPGHMPPKCGSSSEEDSDSDSSSSEESSSKDGSDSSSSEETKEEKDSDSSSSEETKEEKNSESSSSDESKKTKDGSDSSSSEETKEEKDSDSSSSDESKKEKDESDSSSSEETKEEKDSDSSSSEETKEEKDSKSSSSDKSKKHKEESDSSSSEETKEEKDSDSSSSEETKEEKDSDSSSSDESHKHKDGSDSSSSEETKEEKDSSSEETKEDKDSDSSSSEETKEDKDSDSSSSEENSGCPEDWTRFGEQCFIFVDSSKSWAEAESYCQFDGSNLASIHSYEENHFLQSLTRGDTHHFPQAWIGGTDTMHLGLWTWSDGSKFLYENWSDDGKDGESDRCLKINYHYELKWTAARCSESLPFVCSKNAEKENEA
- the si:dkeyp-75b4.10 gene encoding suppressor protein SRP40 isoform X11, which codes for MKVIMKLLGVFSILAMTQAYPVNFTVQTAGPVPVNASLTVHAQIPVNSSGHIRGLCDFKKQNCSPRIGAQCPQCAADGNFLPEQCSSSTGYCWCVNVITGELIPNSTVPPGHMPPKCGSSSEEDSDSDSSSSEESSSKDGSDSSSSEETKEEKDSDSSSSEETKEEKNSESSSSDESKKTKDGSDSSSSEETKEEKDSDSSSSDESKKEKDESDSSSSEETKEEKDSDSSSSEETKEEKDSKSSSSDKSKKHKEESDSSSSEETKEEKDSDSSSSEETKEEKDSDSSSSDESHKHKDESDSSSSEETKEEKDSDSSSSEETKEEKDSDSSSSEETKEEKDSDSSSSEETKEEKDSDSSSSDESHKHKDGSDSSSSEETKEEKDSSSEETKEDKDSDSSSSEETKEDKDSDSSSSEENSGCPEDWTRFGEQCFIFVDSSKSWAEAESYCQFDGSNLASIHSYEENHFLQSLTRGDTHHFPQAWIGGTDTMHLGLWTWSDGSKFLYENWSDDGKDGESDRCLKINYHYELKWTAARCSESLPFVCSKNAEKENEA
- the si:dkeyp-75b4.10 gene encoding suppressor protein SRP40 isoform X3; amino-acid sequence: MKVIMKLLGVFSILAMTQAYPVNFTVQTAGPVPVNASLTVHAQIPVNSSGHIRGLCDFKKQNCSPRIGAQCPQCAADGNFLPEQCSSSTGYCWCVNVITGELIPNSTVPPGHMPPKCGSSSEEDSDSDSSSSEESSSKDGSDSSSSEETKEEKDSDSSSSEETKEEKNSESSSSDESKKTKDGSDSSSSEETKEEKDSDSSSSDESKKEKDESDSSSSEETKEEKDSDSSSSEETKEEKDSKSSSSDKSKKHKEESDSSSSEETKEEKDSDSSSSEETKEEKDSDSSSSDESHKHKDESDSSSSEETKEEKDSDSSSSEETKEEKDSDSSSSDESKKEKDESDSSSSEETKEEKDSDSSSSDESHKHKDGSDSSSSEETKEEKDSSSEETKEDKDSDSSSSEETKEDKDSDSSSSEENSGCPEDWTRFGEQCFIFVDSSKSWAEAESYCQFDGSNLASIHSYEENHFLQSLTRGDTHHFPQAWIGGTDTMHLGLWTWSDGSKFLYENWSDDGKDGESDRCLKINYHYELKWTAARCSESLPFVCSKNAEKENEA
- the si:dkeyp-75b4.10 gene encoding dentin sialophosphoprotein isoform X4, whose amino-acid sequence is MKVIMKLLGVFSILAMTQAYPVNFTVQTAGPVPVNASLTVHAQIPVNSSGHIRGLCDFKKQNCSPRIGAQCPQCAADGNFLPEQCSSSTGYCWCVNVITGELIPNSTVPPGHMPPKCGSSSEEDSDSDSSSSEESSSKDGSDSSSSEETKEEKDSDSSSSEETKEEKNSESSSSDESKKTKDGSDSSSSEETKEEKDSDSSSSDESKKEKDESDSSSSEETKEEKDSDSSSSEETKEEKDSKSSSSDKSKKHKEESDSSSSEETKEEKDSDSSSSDESHKHKDESDSSSSEETKEEKDSDSSSSEETKEEKDSDSSSSDESKKEKDESDSSSSEETKEEKDSDSSSSEETKEEKDSDSSSSDESHKHKDGSDSSSSEETKEEKDSSSEETKEDKDSDSSSSEETKEDKDSDSSSSEENSGCPEDWTRFGEQCFIFVDSSKSWAEAESYCQFDGSNLASIHSYEENHFLQSLTRGDTHHFPQAWIGGTDTMHLGLWTWSDGSKFLYENWSDDGKDGESDRCLKINYHYELKWTAARCSESLPFVCSKNAEKENEA
- the si:dkeyp-75b4.10 gene encoding suppressor protein SRP40 isoform X19, whose translation is MKVIMKLLGVFSILAMTQAYPVNFTVQTAGPVPVNASLTVHAQIPVNSSGHIRGLCDFKKQNCSPRIGAQCPQCAADGNFLPEQCSSSTGYCWCVNVITGELIPNSTVPPGHMPPKCGSSSEEDSDSDSSSSEESSSKDGSDSSSSEETKEEKDSDSSSSEETKEEKNSESSSSDESKKTKDGSDSSSSEETKEEKDSDSSSSDESKKEKDESDSSSSEETKEEKDSDSSSSEETKEEKDSKSSSSDKSKKHKEESDSSSSEETKEEKDSDSSSSEETKEEKDSDSSSSDESHKHKDESDSSSSEETKEEKDSDSSSSEETKEEKDSDSSSSEETKEEKDSDSSSSDESHKHKDGSDSSSSEETKEEKDSSSEETKEDKDSDSSSSEETKEDKDSDSSSSEENSGCPEDWTRFGEQCFIFVDSSKSWAEAESYCQFDGSNLASIHSYEENHFLQSLTRGDTHHFPQAWIGGTDTMHLGLWTWSDGSKFLYENWSDDGKDGESDRCLKINYHYELKWTAARCSESLPFVCSKNAEKENEA
- the si:dkeyp-75b4.10 gene encoding suppressor protein SRP40 isoform X27; translation: MKVIMKLLGVFSILAMTQAYPVNFTVQTAGPVPVNASLTVHAQIPVNSSGHIRGLCDFKKQNCSPRIGAQCPQCAADGNFLPEQCSSSTGYCWCVNVITGELIPNSTVPPGHMPPKCGSSSEEDSDSDSSSSEESSSKDGSDSSSSEETKEEKDSDSSSSEETKEEKNSESSSSDESKKTKDGSDSSSSEETKEEKDSDSSSSDESKKEKDESDSSSSEETKEEKDSDSSSSEETKEEKDSKSSSSDKSKKHKEESDSSSSEETKEEKDSDSSSSDESKKEKDESDSSSSEETKEEKDSDSSSSEETKEEKDSDSSSSDESHKHKDGSDSSSSEETKEEKDSSSEETKEDKDSDSSSSEETKEDKDSDSSSSEENSGCPEDWTRFGEQCFIFVDSSKSWAEAESYCQFDGSNLASIHSYEENHFLQSLTRGDTHHFPQAWIGGTDTMHLGLWTWSDGSKFLYENWSDDGKDGESDRCLKINYHYELKWTAARCSESLPFVCSKNAEKENEA
- the si:dkeyp-75b4.10 gene encoding suppressor protein SRP40 isoform X20, producing MKVIMKLLGVFSILAMTQAYPVNFTVQTAGPVPVNASLTVHAQIPVNSSGHIRGLCDFKKQNCSPRIGAQCPQCAADGNFLPEQCSSSTGYCWCVNVITGELIPNSTVPPGHMPPKCGSSSEEDSDSDSSSSEESSSKDGSDSSSSEETKEEKDSDSSSSEETKEEKNSESSSSDESKKTKDGSDSSSSEETKEEKDSDSSSSDESKKEKDESDSSSSEETKEEKDSDSSSSEETKEEKDSKSSSSDKSKKHKEESDSSSSEETKEEKDSDSSSSEETKEEKDSDSSSSDESKKEKDESDSSSSEETKEEKDSDSSSSEETKEEKDSDSSSSDESHKHKDGSDSSSSEETKEEKDSSSEETKEDKDSDSSSSEETKEDKDSDSSSSEENSGCPEDWTRFGEQCFIFVDSSKSWAEAESYCQFDGSNLASIHSYEENHFLQSLTRGDTHHFPQAWIGGTDTMHLGLWTWSDGSKFLYENWSDDGKDGESDRCLKINYHYELKWTAARCSESLPFVCSKNAEKENEA
- the si:dkeyp-75b4.10 gene encoding suppressor protein SRP40 isoform X9, with the protein product MKVIMKLLGVFSILAMTQAYPVNFTVQTAGPVPVNASLTVHAQIPVNSSGHIRGLCDFKKQNCSPRIGAQCPQCAADGNFLPEQCSSSTGYCWCVNVITGELIPNSTVPPGHMPPKCGSSSEEDSDSDSSSSEESSSKDGSDSSSSEETKEEKDSDSSSSEETKEEKNSESSSSDESKKTKDGSDSSSSEETKEEKDSDSSSSDESKKEKDESDSSSSEETKEEKDSDSSSSEETKEEKDSKSSSSDKSKKHKEESDSSSSEETKEEKDSDSSSSEETKEEKDSDSSSSDESHKHKDESDSSSSEETKEEKDSDSSSSEETKEEKDSDSSSSDESKKEKDESDSSSSEETKEEKDSDSSSSDESHKHKDGSDSSSSEETKEEKDSSSEETKEDKDSDSSSSEETKEDKDSDSSSSEENSGCPEDWTRFGEQCFIFVDSSKSWAEAESYCQFDGSNLASIHSYEENHFLQSLTRGDTHHFPQAWIGGTDTMHLGLWTWSDGSKFLYENWSDDGKDGESDRCLKINYHYELKWTAARCSESLPFVCSKNAEKENEA